A genome region from Microtus ochrogaster isolate Prairie Vole_2 chromosome 1, MicOch1.0, whole genome shotgun sequence includes the following:
- the Dnal1 gene encoding dynein light chain 1, axonemal isoform X4 produces the protein MDASLSTLANCEKLSLSTNCIEKIANLNGLKNLRILSLGRNNIKNLNGLEAVGDTLEELWISYNFIEKLKGIHVMKKLKILYMSNNLVKDWAEFVKLAELPCLEDLVFVGNPLEEKHSAEGNWIDEATKRVPKLKKLDGTPVIKQEEEDEN, from the exons gaaGCTTTCCCTGTCTACAAACTGCATTGAAAAAATTGCCAACCTGAACGGCTTAA AAAACTTGAGGATTTTGTCCTTAGGAAGAAACAACATAAAGAACCTCAATGGACTG GAAGCAGTAGGAGACACGTTAGAAGAACTGTGGATCTCCTACAATTTCATTGAGAAGCTGAAAGGGATCCATgtgatgaagaaactgaagattCTCTACATGTCTAATAACCTGGTGAAAGACTGGG CTGAATTCGTGAAACTGGCAGAACTGCCATGCCTGGAAGACCTGGTGTTCGTAGGCAATCCGCTGGAGGAGAAGCATTCTGCAGAGGGCAACTGGATCGATGAAGCAACCAAGAGGGTGCCGAAGCTGAAAAAGCTGGATG gTACTCCAGTAAttaagcaggaagaggaagatgaaaactAA
- the Pnma1 gene encoding paraneoplastic antigen Ma1, translated as MAMALLEDWCRGMDVNAQRALLVWGIPVNCDEAEIEETLHAAMPQVPYRVLGRMFWREENAKAALLELTGVVDYSLIPRELPGKGGLWKVLFKPPTSDAEFLERLRLFLAREGWTVQDVARVLGFQNPAPAPGPEMPAEMLNYILDNVIQPLVESVWYKKLALFSGRDIPGPGEETFDAWLEHSKEVIEEWQVSDMEKRRRLMESLRGPAADVIRILKTNNPAITTAECLKALEQVFGSVETSRDTQVRFLNTYQNPGERLSSYVLRLEPLLQKVVEKGAIDKENVNQARLEQVIAGANHSGAIRRQLWLARAGNRPAPNLYQLLVQIREEEAKEEEEEAEAALLQLGLEGHF; from the coding sequence ATGGCTATGGCACTATTGGAAGACTGGTGCAGGGGAATGGACGTGAACGCACAGCGAGCTCTGCTGGTCTGGGGGATCCCTGTGAACTGCGATGAGGCTGAAATCGAAGAGACCCTCCACGCTGCGATGCCCCAGGTGCCCTATCGAGTACTGGGGAGAATGTTCTGGAGGGAAGAAAATGCGAAAGCAGCCTTGTTAGAGCTCACCGGAGTAGTGGATTACTCCCTGATCCCTAGAGAGCTGCCAGGGAAAGGGGGGCTCTGGAAAGTGCTCTTTAAGCCCCCCACTTCCGATGCTGAGTTTTTGGAAAGGTTGCGCCTCTTCCTAGCTAGGGAAGGGTGGACTGTGCAAGATGTTGCTCGTGTGCTTGGGTTTCAGAACCCTGCTCCCGCTCCAGGCCCAGAAATGCCAGCAGAGATGCTCAACTATATTTTGGATAATGTTATTCAACCTCTTGTTGAGTCCGTATGGTATAAGAAGCTGGCGCTGTTCTCTGGGAGGGACATTCCCGGGCCTGGCGAGGAGACCTTTGATGCCTGGCTGGAGCACTCTAAGGAGGTCATAGAAGAATGGCAGGTGTCTGATATGGAAAAGAGACGGCGGTTGATGGAGAGTTTGAGAGGCCCAGCTGCTGATGTCATTCGTATCCTCAAGACCAACAACCCTGCCATAACCACCGCAGAATGCCTGAAGGCTCTGGAGCAGGTATTTGGGAGCGTGGAGACCTCTAGAGATACACAGGTCAGATTTCTGAACACTTACCAGAACCCAGGAGAAAGGTTGTCGTCTTACGTCCTGCGCCTGGAGCCTCTGCTGCAGAAGGTAGTGGAAAAGGGGGCCATTGATAAAGAGAACGTGAACCAGGCTCGCCTGGAGCAGGTCATCGCTGGGGCCAACCACAGTGGGGCTATCCGAAGGCAGTTGTGGCTGGCCAGGGCTGGCAACCGACCGGCACCCAACCTCTACCAGTTGCTGGTGCAGATTCGAGAGGAGGAAgccaaagaggaggaggaggaggctgaggcggCCCTCTTGCAGCTAGGCCTGGAGGGACATTTCTGA